The bacterium nucleotide sequence CATCGCCCACGCCGCCGCCGTGCCCGCGGCGATCAGGAGAACGGCGAAGGTGAAGTATTGACCGATCCGATCGGCGATGGAGCGCCGCGCGCCGGCGCGCGCCTGCACGAATTGGTCCGAACTCCACAGCGAAACCAGATTGCTCTGCGCCACCGGACGGATGACCTCCAACTCGATCGCCCCGCCGGTCTGCCGTCCGCCGGCATACACGCGTTGCCCGGCCGCGACCTGGCGCGGAACCGATTCGCCGGTGACGAAGCTGTAATCGATGTGCGCCTCGCCGAACACGAGAATCGAGTCGGCCGGAATCAATTCCTGATGGCGCACCACAATCCGGTCGCCACTGCGCAGCCCCGCGATCGACACGGTCGTATCACAGGCGCCATCGCGACGCAGGCAGGAGATCGGAAAGTACGACCGATAGTCCCGGTCAAACGACAGATGCGCGAAGGTTTTCTGCTGAAAGACCCGCCCGGCCAGGAGAAAGAAAACCAAGCCGGTGAGCGAGTCGAAGTAGCCGGGACCGACGTCGAAAAGCACATCAAAGGCGCTGCGCGCAAACAGCATCCCGATCCCCAACGCAAGCGGCACATCGAGATTGATCATGCGTTGACGCAGACTCGCCCATGCCGAGCGGAAATAATCCTGCGCCGCATACAAAAGCACCGGAATCGCCAGGACCAGACTGGCGAACCGAAAGGTCGTCGACAGGCCACCCTCGCTGATCTGTCCGGCAGAGAAGTACTCCGGCAGACTGAACAGCATCACATTGGCGAAGCCAAATCCCGCCACGCCCAGCCTGGCGTAGAGTTTCCACGCCGGCGACCGCCCCGCCTTCTGCCCGAGCGCCGCCAGTCGGATATCGGGTTCATAGCCGATGCGCGCCAACAGCTCAACCACGCCCCGCAGCGTGATGCGGCGGTGATCGAACAGGATCGTCAGGTGTCGCGTCGCCAGGTTGGCGGTCGAGCGCACGATCCCCGCATCGAGGCGATACAGATTCTCCAGCAGCCAGACACACGAGGCGCAGTGGATGCCCGGCACCGAAAGCGTGACGCGCGCCTGCCGCTCATCCTGATATTCCAACAGCGCGGCGACGGTCTCGGGTAGATCCAGGTAGGCGAATCGGCTCCGATCGGTCAGCGTCGGTCGCGCTCCGGGCGCCGCATCGCGCGCGTAGTAGGAACCCAGCCGCGCATCCTGCAGCAGCCGGTACACCGTGCGGCAACCTTCGCAACAGAACCGCTTCTCATCGATGGCCGGCGCATCCTCCGCGCACGACAGACCGCAGTGGAAGCAGGAAATCGCCGGATGGGGACCCGTCGTTGACATACCGCGAAGTCAACATACGCATCCGCAAATCGGCTTTTCAAAGGAGACTGTAGTTGTGGGATTATCGCGTGGGTCGTCGGCGCAGATTTTGACAATTTCACCACGGGTGAATCCGGGCGTCACTGCCCGCGCGGTTGGAGGCGCCGCAACACCCATTCGGCGCCGCCCGCCTGACGGTAGGCCTCGCGCAGCCGCAGCGACATCCGCCGCTCGGCGATGTCGCGTCCGGGCGAATCCCACCGAAGATGGCGAACCAGCATAAACTCGGATCCGTCCAATGTGCGCTCTTCGGTGAGAGACCCGTGCTCGAACTGCCGCGGCGGCGGCTCGGGCCAGAATTCCATCGCCCACCCCTCCGGCCAGCGGACCAGCAACGTATCCTGGACATCCTGCGCGAAATCGACGCGCGCCGGATCGGGGCGTCCGCCGATCGTATCGGCGGCGGCCCAGCCGGATACGCGCGGATGCACGACGATCTGCCGCGTGCCGGCCAGCGCCCAACCGCGAATCACACCATGCAGATGCGCATAGATGGCGTCGCCGGAGACCACCGAAATTGAATCCAGCCAGGCCTCGCCCGCGGTGGGCGAGACGCCGAGAATCACCGCGGCGGCCGTCTGCGGATTCAGCCGTCCCTGCAGCGGCAACAGCCGCGCGAAATGCCCGCGCGCGAACACGCCCGCGGTGAATGCCAAGTCGCCATTCAGCGAGAGCGTCCCCTCCAGACGTGTCGTCAGACGGTTGTCATCCGCGCCACGGTCGGGCGTGCGCAAAAGCTGTCCGCCGAACTCCCCCACCACCAGCGCCCAGCGCGATTCGCATGGCCGCGGCAACGTTCCCAGCGGGTAGCGCGAGTCCGACAGATCCGCCCACAACGTGTCGCCGTTGATCACGGTCATCGCGATCACATGGTCGAACCAGTCCTTGGGGAAATCGGGATCGATCGGCAACGGGTTGCGCGCGCGCACCAATGCCGGCCAGGCATCCAGGCCGATGGAACGCATCATCGCGATCCAAAGGAAGACCGCGTCCTTGCAGTCACCGTAGCGATTGTCGAAGACGTCGCTGGCGCGATTGGGACGCCAGCCGCCCAGCCCGATCTCGATGGCGACATACCGCCACTGATCGGAGATCCAGTCCTTCAATGCGGCGGCGCGCGCCCGGTCGCCGACCTTCTCGCGGATGTGGCGTTCGATCTGGTATTCCTGATCGTCGCGCAGACGCATCTGTCCCTTGGCCAGGGCCCAATACCAGCGGCCGAGCGCGTCCCACGAATCGGTGCGTCCCTTCAGACGGCCGATTTTGAATTCCTCCGCGGTCACATGCAGCAGTGGATAGGCGCCCAACACCGCCAGATCGGTGTCGGGCGGGGTCCAATCGGCCAGACTCCAGCGCGTGATGTCGCGACGCGCCTCTTTGCGCTGTTCGCGTGAAAGACCGGGAGCGGCTTCGCGCCAACGCACCTGCCGATCGGGCGGCGCATGCACCTCGTAGCTGGCCATCCGCCGCGGCCAGGAATCCTCGAAGGTCCAGTCGGGCCAGAAGAACGCGTTGTCGATTTCCACCGTCCAGCGCGCCTCCACCACAAACGGCGTTGCCGCCGCCACCAGGTCAACGGCGCGCACGATGTCACCGGAAAACAGGCGGAACTCGCTGAAGGGGGCCACCGCGCGCACATCCGGCAGGCCGACCGTGAACAGGACACGGCCGGTCGTGTCGCGCACTTCGCCGGTAAACGACTTCAGTTTCTGAAAGAAGGTGTCCCAGATACGGATGCGCCCCGCCTCGATGCCGGCCGCGCGGTGGACCCGGATGATGCGATGCTGCTCGACCGTCAGGCCCTTGACCGGCGACCAGTCGACCTGGCGCTCGTCCAGTTCGTAAACGGCGGCGGCCGACTCGATGCCCTCCTGCGCCCGCGCCGGGGTCGCGCAGAGCGCGCCGACGACGGCGGTCAGAATCCAGGGAAGCGCAGTCGGCAAGGGTCGCATCGTATGCCTATGATACAACGCAACCCAGGCGGGGTCGCACAACGAAACAAGGGGCCGAACAACGGCCCCTTGCTTGTGTCACACAGAAGGAGGAACCACGAACCGGGCTAATCGCGGTAGAGCATCAACGGGCCATGCTGGGCGAGCTTCACCGTGTTGAACAACTCGCGCATTTCCTCGAAGCGCGGCACGCCGAAATCGCGCTGCGCCACCCGCCAGAACCGGGTGGCGATGATGGCGTTGTCCTGCGCCACCACCGACGAACGGAATTCATACCCGTCGCCCAACACCTCGCGGCCCATCGGCAGGTCGCCCAAACGGAACCCTGTCGGGATGCGCCAGACCATGCGGCAATCCTCGCTCCAGGGCGTGTCGAAGGAAATCGGGTAACGCCGGTGCGACGTCAGGAAGGGATTGGACTCCAACGCGTGGATGAGCGCGGGCCGCAGCAGGATGCGGTCGCCGTCGACGTCAGCGGCGCCCGGCCAGACAAAGTCGACCGACATCTTGATCGGCGCCCAGTCGTTCTCGCTGTCACGTTCGACCGCCACCCGCTCGGTCCGCAACCCGGGCATCCAGTTCTCGTGCAGGTAGCCGGCGGTGTCCTGATCGGCCAGAGCGCAGAGCAGCTCATACGCCGCCTGCCCGCCCAGCCAGAGCGTCAGATTGCCGCGCGCCGTGCCATCGGGCAGAATCTCGGCGGAACCATCGGACATCACGTCACGGTCCACCGGCGGCGCCGGCAGATCGATCACAACGTCGCGGATATCCTCGCGGCCGATGACGACGCCGGCATCGACCTGGTCATCGGGCGGGAGATAGCCCATCCAGGCGTTCGGCGCGCCGGTCTCGCAATAGATCTCCTCGTCGCCCAGATCGACGGCGACGATGGCGTGGTCGAACTGCTCGAGACGATGGTCGCGGCGGTCAAAGCGGTAATGGCTGCGGCGCGATATCAGCACCGGCCAGGCGTCGATGCCATGGTGACGCAGAAGCGCAACGAACAGCAGGTTTTTTTCGAGCGGATTGCCCCGGCGCTGCTGCAACACCACACGCGCCGGCTTCAGATCGGAATCATAGACCGACACCGCCACACCGGAGAGCGCGATCGAATCGCGCACGAAGCCGTAGAGGCGTCGCGCCAATTCGCGCTTGTGCCGCTTGAGATCGGCGGGACGCAGATCACCGGAGATAGTGCCCCACAGCGGCCAGGACTCATCGGTGCGCAGAAGCGGCGAGTAGACCTTGCGCACCTGATCGGCCACGTCCTCCCACGAGTCCACGAACTCCCGGACGTTGTTGCCGTCCCGGTAACGCACGATTTGGAAGTCAAGCAGGACCCGGTGGTTGAGAATCGAAGCCATGTATGGCTCGGGTGTGAGCGGCGGCAGACTCTGCGCCCGCCAGGTAAACAGCCGAATCTTGCCCGCCTCGTGGCTGACCGAGGCGATCTCCACCGTGTCGGGACCGGTCACGAAGTCGGAGTTGTTGACGACCGCGGCGTACTCGAAGTTCTCCGGCAGCTTCACCGACAACTCGGAGCGCTCGGTGGGAATCTCGCTTTGGAATACCCATGGCCGCAGGTAGTAAAAGTTGTGCGACCGCACCTTATAGCGGTATTCGACCACGCAACCGGGCTGCACATCGGGAAACGCGAAGACCATCTTGCGCCATTCGCCGGTGCGCGCCTCGTGCATCGCGGAGGGCGTAACCGGCACCTTCTGGCCGTCCTTGGTCAGCGTGTGCGCTTCGACGAACTCGAGCTGTTCGGAGGAGTGGTAGGGGATTTCGACGTTGGCGAAACGATAGGCGTCGGTGCGGAAAATTTGAACCCTGCGGTGCCGTTCGAACGTAAACCGAAATCCAGGGCCGACCGTGATCAGACCGCGGTCAAAGACGACAGAGGCCCCCGCGCTCGGATCAAAGGCGAGCGCATCGCGATCAACCTCGGTGGGGATCATGTGCCCCCAGGGAAGTCCCCAGCCGTTCTGGGCATGGACTTCGCCGACGGCGCAAAGAACCGCCACGGTCACTGCACAGGTGACCAACCACCGCTTGTAGGTTATCGATCCTACCATGGCTTTCACGGCCGACACGGCAATGCCGTAATCCGAAAGCCTATCTCTTCATTTGTCTTATGCGACGACGAGTGAGGGTCGCCGCGTACTCCGTCAGGTGAGGGGCAGGCCTCAATCGAGACCTTTCTTACCTGATGCCAATATGCAAGTTGGCCCGGTATTACGGCAAGCGGAATGTGGGATTTCCCCCACAGGGAGTCCGGATTGTGGCAAGTCGCCTGGACAACTCAAGGAGGATTTCGTGTGCCATCTCTTTGAATATCAAAGAAATGCGATAGGTGGAGGCGGATTGATAAGACAAGGGGCGGGTCGCATGACCCGCCCCTTATTGACAGTCAACAACTTGGCCTAAGTTGCGGCTTAGAAATCGTAGTCGCCGCCGCCCATGCCGCCCATGCCGCCGCCGGGGCCGCCGGGCATCGGGGCCTTCTTCTCCGGCTTGTCGGTGATCATGGCCTCGGTGGTCAGAAGCAGCGAGGCGATCGACGCCGCGTTCTCCAGCGCGATGCGGGTCACCTTGGTCGGGTCGATCACGCCGGCCTTCATCATGTCTTCGTAGACGCCGGTCTGCGCGTTGAAGCCCATGCTGCCGTTTTCCGTCTTGACCTTGTTGACGACAATCGAGCCCTCGAAACCGGCGTTCTCGGCGATCATGCGGATCGGCTCCTCGAGCGCCTTGCGGATGATGTTGACGCCGATCTTCTCGTCCTCGCCGGCGCCGTTGGTCACGACCTTGTCGAGCGCCTTGAGGCAGCGCAGGTAGGCCACGCCGCCGCCGGGCACGATGCCTTCCTCGGCCGCCGCGCGGGTGGCATGCAACGCATCCTCGACACGGGCCTTCTTCTCCTTCATTTCGACTTCGGTGGCCGCGCCGACGTTGATCACCGCCACACCCCCGGCCAGCTTGGCCAGGCGCTCCTGCAGCTTCTCCTTGTCGTAGTCCGAGGTGGTCTCCTCGATCTGCTTGCGGATCTGCTTGATGCGGCCCTTGATCTCATCGGTCTTGCCGGCGCCCTCAACGATCGTCGTGTTGTCCTTGTCGACCACTACGCGCTTGGCCTTGCCGAGATGCGAGATCACGGTGTTCTCAAGTTTGAAGCCCATCTCCTCGGAGATGACCTGGCCGCCGGTCAGGACCGCGATGTCTTCCAGCATCGCCTTGCGGCGATCGCCGAAGCCCGGGGCCTTGACCGCACAGACTTTCAGCGTGCCGCGCA carries:
- a CDS encoding heavy metal translocating P-type ATPase metal-binding domain-containing protein, which codes for MSTTGPHPAISCFHCGLSCAEDAPAIDEKRFCCEGCRTVYRLLQDARLGSYYARDAAPGARPTLTDRSRFAYLDLPETVAALLEYQDERQARVTLSVPGIHCASCVWLLENLYRLDAGIVRSTANLATRHLTILFDHRRITLRGVVELLARIGYEPDIRLAALGQKAGRSPAWKLYARLGVAGFGFANVMLFSLPEYFSAGQISEGGLSTTFRFASLVLAIPVLLYAAQDYFRSAWASLRQRMINLDVPLALGIGMLFARSAFDVLFDVGPGYFDSLTGLVFFLLAGRVFQQKTFAHLSFDRDYRSYFPISCLRRDGACDTTVSIAGLRSGDRIVVRHQELIPADSILVFGEAHIDYSFVTGESVPRQVAAGQRVYAGGRQTGGAIELEVIRPVAQSNLVSLWSSDQFVQARAGARRSIADRIGQYFTFAVLLIAAGTAAAWAMIDPDRLPHAVTSVLVVACPCALALARPFVFGTAVRIWGDQRLFVRAADVVEAMAEVDEIIFDKTGTLTQAQGQRVAYEGEALTDKERELVAAVARQSTHPLSRRVAATAAVGALTPVTHFEEVPGHGISGEVDGHTVRLGTRDWASFGNAMREGREANSDASGQVVHVGFDHRRRGVYVFSAAYREGLDGVLAELRGRYQLAVLTGDTRAEDERLRALFGDEVALRSHQSPHDKLDYVTVRQQAGHQVMMVGDGLNDAGALRAARVGIAVSEDSAAFAPASDGVLEAGALMRLPRFLRMAQRARGVVYLSFVVSLVYNVIGLSFAASGHLSPLVSAILMPVSSVTVVMLATVATRWVARREGLA
- a CDS encoding DUF3857 and transglutaminase domain-containing protein, with the protein product MPTALPWILTAVVGALCATPARAQEGIESAAAVYELDERQVDWSPVKGLTVEQHRIIRVHRAAGIEAGRIRIWDTFFQKLKSFTGEVRDTTGRVLFTVGLPDVRAVAPFSEFRLFSGDIVRAVDLVAAATPFVVEARWTVEIDNAFFWPDWTFEDSWPRRMASYEVHAPPDRQVRWREAAPGLSREQRKEARRDITRWSLADWTPPDTDLAVLGAYPLLHVTAEEFKIGRLKGRTDSWDALGRWYWALAKGQMRLRDDQEYQIERHIREKVGDRARAAALKDWISDQWRYVAIEIGLGGWRPNRASDVFDNRYGDCKDAVFLWIAMMRSIGLDAWPALVRARNPLPIDPDFPKDWFDHVIAMTVINGDTLWADLSDSRYPLGTLPRPCESRWALVVGEFGGQLLRTPDRGADDNRLTTRLEGTLSLNGDLAFTAGVFARGHFARLLPLQGRLNPQTAAAVILGVSPTAGEAWLDSISVVSGDAIYAHLHGVIRGWALAGTRQIVVHPRVSGWAAADTIGGRPDPARVDFAQDVQDTLLVRWPEGWAMEFWPEPPPRQFEHGSLTEERTLDGSEFMLVRHLRWDSPGRDIAERRMSLRLREAYRQAGGAEWVLRRLQPRGQ
- the groL gene encoding chaperonin GroEL (60 kDa chaperone family; promotes refolding of misfolded polypeptides especially under stressful conditions; forms two stacked rings of heptamers to form a barrel-shaped 14mer; ends can be capped by GroES; misfolded proteins enter the barrel where they are refolded when GroES binds), which codes for MPKMLEFSGAAREKMRRGVDILANTVKVTLGPKGRNVVIDKKFGAPTVTKDGVTVAKEIELEDHFENMGAQMVKEVASKTSDVAGDGTTTATVLAQAIYREGLKNVTAGANPMALQRGVQKAVAAVVEELKKLKIDVPSKKEYAQVATISANNDHTIGDLIAEAMDKVGKDGVITVEEAKSTETTLELVEGMQFDRGYISPYFVTDPEAMEAVLDDPVILIHDKKISTMKDLLPLLEKVAQLGKPLLVIAEDVEGEALATLVVNKLRGTLKVCAVKAPGFGDRRKAMLEDIAVLTGGQVISEEMGFKLENTVISHLGKAKRVVVDKDNTTIVEGAGKTDEIKGRIKQIRKQIEETTSDYDKEKLQERLAKLAGGVAVINVGAATEVEMKEKKARVEDALHATRAAAEEGIVPGGGVAYLRCLKALDKVVTNGAGEDEKIGVNIIRKALEEPIRMIAENAGFEGSIVVNKVKTENGSMGFNAQTGVYEDMMKAGVIDPTKVTRIALENAASIASLLLTTEAMITDKPEKKAPMPGGPGGGMGGMGGGDYDF
- a CDS encoding DUF3857 domain-containing protein, which gives rise to MVGSITYKRWLVTCAVTVAVLCAVGEVHAQNGWGLPWGHMIPTEVDRDALAFDPSAGASVVFDRGLITVGPGFRFTFERHRRVQIFRTDAYRFANVEIPYHSSEQLEFVEAHTLTKDGQKVPVTPSAMHEARTGEWRKMVFAFPDVQPGCVVEYRYKVRSHNFYYLRPWVFQSEIPTERSELSVKLPENFEYAAVVNNSDFVTGPDTVEIASVSHEAGKIRLFTWRAQSLPPLTPEPYMASILNHRVLLDFQIVRYRDGNNVREFVDSWEDVADQVRKVYSPLLRTDESWPLWGTISGDLRPADLKRHKRELARRLYGFVRDSIALSGVAVSVYDSDLKPARVVLQQRRGNPLEKNLLFVALLRHHGIDAWPVLISRRSHYRFDRRDHRLEQFDHAIVAVDLGDEEIYCETGAPNAWMGYLPPDDQVDAGVVIGREDIRDVVIDLPAPPVDRDVMSDGSAEILPDGTARGNLTLWLGGQAAYELLCALADQDTAGYLHENWMPGLRTERVAVERDSENDWAPIKMSVDFVWPGAADVDGDRILLRPALIHALESNPFLTSHRRYPISFDTPWSEDCRMVWRIPTGFRLGDLPMGREVLGDGYEFRSSVVAQDNAIIATRFWRVAQRDFGVPRFEEMRELFNTVKLAQHGPLMLYRD